From Penicillium psychrofluorescens genome assembly, chromosome: 1, one genomic window encodes:
- a CDS encoding uncharacterized protein (ID:PFLUO_000404-T1.cds;~source:funannotate) yields the protein MGDSTDHRGTPEKPGRVVTVIEQSFWETLDDPLAHLESESASTGKVWGAAYHIPASHAEEVHDYLDEREIDGYSAHYTPFHAVSGNKAANHNPSSSPTICMVYIGQPTNPQFLRDPARREPQDVAAVINAGHGLSGKNTEYLYLLEKALAGLGLGTADVHVADLVKRVKAIEAAGLADEEEKEAERDVKRYLNTAARRVGHEGEEDRGKIE from the exons ATGGGAGATAGCACCGATCATCGCGGCACCCCCGAAAAACCCGGGCGCGTAGTGACGGTCATTGAACAGAGCTTCTGGGAGACATTAGATGACCCG CTTGCCCACCTAGAATCAGAATCCGCTTCCACAGGCAAAGTCTGGGGCGCGGCATACCATATCCCCGCCAGCCACGCGGAGGAAGTGCACGACTACCTAGACGAGCGCGAGATCGACGGGTACAGCGCACACTACACGCCCTTCCACGCTGTGTCAGGCAACAAGGCCGCGAACCATAATCCGAGCTCATCGCCGACCATCTGCATGGTCTACATCGGACAGCCGACGAATCCGCAATTCCTGCGCGACCCGGCCCGTCGCGAGCCGCAGGatgtggcggcggtgatcAATGCAGGACACGGGCTGAGTGGCAAGAATACGGAGTATCTGTATttgttggagaaggcgctTGCCGGGCTGGGGTTGGGTACTGCGGATGTGCATGTTGCTGATCTTGTCAAGCGGGTCAAGGCGATTGAGGCTGCGGGGCTGGctgacgaggaagagaaggaggctgAGAGGGACGTGAAGAGGTATTTGAATACTGCCGCGAGGCGGGTGGGGCAtgaaggggaggaggatCGGGGGAAGATAGAGTAG
- a CDS encoding uncharacterized protein (ID:PFLUO_000405-T1.cds;~source:funannotate) → MSKLFVHGLSWHTNDDTLRDGFQQFGEIQEAIVVKDRATLRSRGFGFVRFATDEEADAAMNAMNNQEFDGRVIRVDKAFDRPNRNEGGFQGRGGYNTQPGGGYQNNGGGGFGGGGDRGGYNRGGGGGGYGGYNNQNNYGGGGGAGGYGGGGGGYGGGYGGGANAGFGGGGGWRNNNGDGPGPAEGN, encoded by the exons atgtccaaacTTTTCGTCCA CGGCCTGTCCTGGCACACCAACGATGACACCCTGCGCGACGGATTCCAGCAGTTCGGCGAGATCCAGGAAGCT ATTGTCGTCAAGGACCGCGCCACCCTGCGCAGCcgtggctttggcttcgttCGCTTCGCGACGGATGAAGAGGCCGATGCGGCCATGAACGCGATGAACAACCAAGA GTTCGACGGCCGTGTGATCCGCGTCGACAAGGCATTCGACCGTCCCAACCGCAACGAGGGTGGCTTCCAGGGCCGTGGTGGATACAACACCCAGCCTGGCGGTGGTTACCAGAAtaacggcggcggcggcttcggaggtggtggtgaccGTGGCGGATACaaccgcggcggcggcggcggcggatatGGCGGCTACAACAACCAGAACAActacggcggcggcggtggtgctggcggatatggcggcggcggtggcggttACGGTGGTGGCTACG GTGGCGGTGCTAACGCTGGCttcggaggtggtggtg GTTGGCGCAACAACAACGGCGATGGCCCTGGCCCGGCTGAAGGCAACTAG
- a CDS encoding uncharacterized protein (ID:PFLUO_000406-T1.cds;~source:funannotate), translating to MNATNQHPIYAWLSHVQEAEPVDHWPPPPSLGIGHQEPPNELTAPSRMCLRNAQRGSNSRTRGGEDTEKPPGQQYGRKARHKTREDRYEYKAPTSAAKRVSETERPRPKRQRRGRKHTLNDDFQAANVVHSRLTVSTSTTLASGL from the exons ATGAATGCGACCAACCAACATCCGATCTACGCCTGGCTGTCACACGTGCAGGAGGCTGAGCCGG TGGACCACTGGCCACCGCCTCCGAGTCTAGGCATTGGTCACCAAGAACCTCCCAACGAGCTCACCGCTCCATCCAGGATGTGTCTGCGTAATGCACAGCGTGGTTCCAATAGTCGTACTCGAGGAGGCGAGGACACAGAAAAGCCCCCAGGGCAGCAATACGGACGGAAAGCCAGACACAAGACCCGGGAAGATCGGTACGAGTACAAAGCTCCCACCTCGGCAGCAAAGCGTGTatcggagacggagagacCCAGACCGaagcgacagcgacgaggcaGAAAACACACCCTGAACGATGATTTTCAAGCGGCCAACGTCGTTCATTCGCGGCTGACGGTGAGCACCAGCACGACCCTTGCTTCCGGTCTCTAA
- a CDS encoding uncharacterized protein (ID:PFLUO_000407-T1.cds;~source:funannotate), with protein sequence MMFSETNFLAPRKDYEMKPTSSVIRRSSKKQKGKQTQLHQHPVEYKFSTPNNSKRGAESPLSRWWSAVNDPRLQAHDLRQQLPSDQNRDGVRILESLSSHVPQRSKQEKDRGKVIQDACIGRPYTWSDSAHSTQGYALQEHLLNILHCGLDISGVREKSPLPHASREYLDLECLKGIMKERQRDWNTSSSNDGPDARRGPMAPRQRRLSSIRSCKTVSTRVFRAEQNDETNANPGEPSRADQLDYIDTLQNRGVEGEHNLPDTGFAIDTPRDMRNRPQTPQDWEQGPGRILNDTKEEYSFRRTFDTLRDPDGNADRRIGSPYLSHSHRGEIGDLQSSSLSRFSNPPLGSELAELILSHGDEAFWHTLDTAYAMVNSEHIDQRVSRRDFGASDILPRAQDLTRSDPQEAALLGLLDASQTARVATMNSGHSALLSPHAHGEYVTEPDEVNRLHGQVPLDDGGREEAAHAPRLNRPIHPDAFATALQMELGVVSKMSWLWRRNQLY encoded by the coding sequence ATGATGTTTTCCGAGACGAATTTCCTGGCACCAAGGAAAGACTATGAGATGAAACCCACGTCTTCTGTCATCCGGCGCAGTtcgaagaaacagaaggGGAAGCAAACCCAGCTCCATCAGCATCCAGTTGAATACAAATTCTCAACTCCCAACAACAGCAAAAGGGGAGCAGAATCGCCGTTGAGTCGCTGGTGGTCTGCTGTCAACGATCCGCGACTACAAGCTCATGATCTTCGCCAGCAACTTCCATCGGATCAAAATCGAGATGGAGTTCGAATTCTCGAGTCTCTCTCGTCGCATGTGCCCCAACGGTCgaagcaggagaaggacAGAGGAAAAGTCATTCAAGATGCCTGTATTGGCAGGCCCTACACCTGGTCGGATAGCGCGCACAGTACTCAGGGCTACGCATTGCAAGAGCATCTGCTCAATATTCTCCACTGTGGTCTGGACATCTCCGGTGTCAGAGAGAAAAGCCCACTGCCGCATGCTTCAAGAGAGTACTTGGATCTCGAGTGCTTGAAGGGCATAATGAAAGAGAGACAAAGGGACTGGAACACATCTTCTAGCAACGATGGTCCAGATGCTAGAAGAGGCCCGATGGCTCCAAGGCAACGCAGGCTTTCCTCCATCCGTTCCTGTAAGACTGTTTCGACTCGGGTGTTCCGCGCCGAGCAAAATGACGAAACCAATGCCAATCCTGGAGAACCTTCAAGAGCAGACCAGCTTGACTATATCGACACTTTGCAAAATCGCGGTGTGGAAGGAGAGCATAACCTGCCCGACACGGGGTTTGCAATTGACACTCCTCGAGATATGCGGAACAGGCCACAAACCCCGCAGGACTGGGAACAAGGGCCAGGAAGGATATTGAATGACACAAAGGAGGAATATTCCTTCCGGAGAACATTTGACACTTTGAGAGATCCTGATGGCAATGCGGATCGCCGAATTGGCTCTCCATATCTGTCACACTCTCATCGGGGAGAGATTGGAGACCTTCAATCATCTTCCCTTTCCCGTTTTTCCAACCCGCCATTGGGGTCAGAGTTGGCTGAACTCATTCTCAGTCATGGCGATGAAGCGTTCTGGCATACCCTCGATACGGCCTATGCAATGGTCAACTCGGAGCATATTGACCAAAGGGTTTCTCGCCGCGACTTCGGTGCAAGTGATATTTTGCCTCGGGCTCAAGACTTAACGAGGTCTGATCCTCAAGAAGCAGCACTTCTTGGCTTGCTTGACGCATCACAGACTGCGCGGGTGGCCACCATGAACTCGGGTCATTCAGCCCTGCTTTCCCCCCATGCTCATGGCGAATATGTTACTGAACCGGATGAAGTGAACCGTCTTCACGGGCAGGTGCCGTTAGATGATGGAGGACGGGAAGAAGCAGCTCATGCACCGCGGCTGAATAGGCCGATTCATCCAGATGCCTTTGCGACAGCATTGCAAATGGAGCTGGGAGTAGTGTCGAAAATGTCGTGGTTGTGGCGAAGAAACCAACTATACTGA